One window from the genome of Candidatus Sericytochromatia bacterium encodes:
- the mce gene encoding methylmalonyl-CoA epimerase codes for MQTPFAHLGPIDHVGIAVQDLDASLAFYRDTLGLPLVDIEVVADQQVRTAIFCGPIGRVELLEATGPDSPIAKFIAKRGEGIHHVALRVEGLDATLARLAAEGVQLIDRTPRIGAGGHRIAFLHPKATGGVLLELCEPHED; via the coding sequence ATGCAGACCCCATTCGCCCACCTCGGCCCGATCGACCACGTCGGCATCGCCGTCCAGGACCTGGACGCCTCGCTGGCCTTCTACCGGGATACCCTGGGCTTGCCGCTGGTGGACATCGAAGTGGTGGCCGACCAGCAGGTGCGCACGGCGATCTTCTGCGGGCCGATCGGGCGGGTCGAGTTGCTGGAGGCCACCGGGCCGGACAGCCCGATCGCCAAGTTCATCGCCAAGCGGGGCGAGGGCATCCACCACGTGGCCCTGCGCGTCGAGGGCCTCGACGCCACGCTGGCGCGGCTCGCGGCCGAAGGCGTCCAGCTGATCGATCGCACGCCTCGCATCGGCGCGGGCGGTCACCGCATCGCGTTTCTCCACCCCAAGGCCACCGGCGGGGTGCTGCTGGAGCTGTGCGAACCCCACGAGGACTGA